Sequence from the Fibrobacter sp. genome:
CACCCTGCGGGGGGCGGGATGTCGATACCGCTCGAACTCGACGACGTTGCTTCCAGCGAACTTGAAGAACTCCTGACCATCAAACTAGAAGAACTCCCAGTCACCGAACTTGAATAAGTCACGGTCATCGAACTCATCGCTAAGCCAGATGAACTTTCCGCCGCCGAACTTGAAACAAGCTCGCCAGAAGAAGTGCCCTGGGCCATCGTATTCTCTATTTCGGTGGTCCCGCTTATGTTCGACGATTCCGTGCACGCAAACAACAGGAATGCGCCGAGCACCATAAGATACCTATTCATATTCATACCTATTCCCCCCTCTTGGAGTCTTGAGGATCAACTTTGTCCGTCAAAGGAAACATTTGTAAATTCATTTGATAAACCTGGTCAATATTTTGACATTCGTTCGCGATGGAAACAATCTTTTTGCGGAACGCATTTATCTCGTTCACGATGCGCTCATAGGTCGGCTTGTCGACGCCCATCATGACACCCGAAAAGTTACGTTCGTCCACGGAATCCCTGATAATGGAGCGCACCGCATATTCGCCCATCTTCCGGTTCAAGGTACGGATAGCAAGCGGAATCGCTTCTTTCGAACCCTTTACCGATTTTTCAGTCTGTTCGTAAGTACCATCGTCGTTCTTCTTGAGCAGATCCGCCTTCACCAAGAAATGCAAAATCTCGCGGACCTCCAGGGCGGTGACGCCGCACTTCATCTTGGCAGCCATTTCGCCAAACGTCGCTCCCGGCATGAGCGGAGCAAGCTCGCGGACAATCGGGCATGCCGGATTTTCATAGTAGCGGAACGCGTCCGCATCGACAACGCGAATCTTGTTCAGGCGAGCCTCGCGTTCGAGCTCCTTGAGCGCGGCTTCTTTTTCGGCATCGGTTTTCGCATTCCCGAACTTGACGAGCAGCGCAAAATAAGTGAAGTCAAAACCTTCGAGACCCATGGCGCGGGCCGCCTTCGCAATTCCCGGCTTACTCAGGCGCGTCTTCCCATCGCACACTAGTTTAAGGTATGTCGGCGAAACGAACCCGGCAAGTTCCGCAAATTTGCGCCAGGTGAAATACGAACTCCTTTTGCGCTCTTCGTAGAAATCACACATATATTGGCGGTAATCGCTATATTCAACAATTGGTTTCATACCCCTAAAAATAATACAAAATTCGCCAAAAATTCATAAAAACAACAATTTCTTAAAAAATGTGTCATCAAAAATAAAATATGATACAAGCGTGTGTCATATAGGAAACGCGAGCCGTTACTTTCTTGTAAAAAATGCAATTTTGTGCAGTGAACCTATTGACAATTGCCCAATTGTGCATTATATTTAGGAAGTATAAATTTATATTGCGAGGTTCATCATGGAAAACAGCAAGCGCAAAGAGTTGACCGATCGTCAGCTAGAAATTTACGAGTACATCAAGAAGTATTCTAAAGAGAACCACATGCCGCCTACGGTCCGCGAAATCGGCAACCATTTCGAGATTTCCTCGACAAACGGCGTGCGTTCCATCCTCGCCGCCCTCATCAAGAAGGGCTACATCAACCGCTCCCCGCGCCTCAGCCGCGGCATCGAAATCGTAGACACCGACGGTTCCGCCGCCGATGCAGCACCGAGCAACACCATCGAGATTCCCATCGTGGGCCGCGTGGCCGCAGGTACACCGATTCTCGCCGTCCAGAACCTGGAAGGCACGGTCACCATCGACCGCGATTTCCTCGCCTGCCGTTCCGACGTCTTCGCACTGCGCGTCAAGGGCGACTCCATGATCAACGCCGGCATCTTCGACGGCGACCTCATCTTCGCACGCCAGCAGAAGTCCGCCGAACGCGGCGAAATCATCGTGGCGCAGGTGAACAACGAGGCTACGGTCAAGTACTACCAGCCGCAGCACGACCACATCGAGCTCCGCCCCGCAAACCCGAAGTACCGCCCCATCATCGTGAACAAGGGCAACGACTTCTCCATCGCGGGCCGCGTCATCGGCGTGATGCGCAAGGTGAACTAGGCGGAATCCTCGCCTGCCAAGCCGGCGCTCTTCAAACCGGCACACTCCATACCTGCGCTCTTTAAACCGACGCTCTTATTTATACAGAAAACCCTGCCGTTGTACCGACAGGGTTTTTCGCATTGCAGTCATGCTGATTCTGTAGTCATGCTGACGTCACCCTGAAGTCATCCTGACGAAAGTCAGGATCGGCATTTCGACCCTGTCCTGACCTGCGTCAGGATGACCAAGCGTCAGGAGGGCATTCGGGTTCGTCCAGCGTGTGGACCAGCAGGCCGTCGCGCAGCTTGGGTTCGAACCAGGTGCTCTTCGGCGGCATGATTTCGCCGGCATCGGCAATGTCCATCAGCTGGTCGAGCGTGGTCGGGTACATAGCGAACGCGCAGGCGCATTCACCGCTGTCGACGCGCTTCACGAGTTCGCCGAGACCGCGGATGCCACCGACGAAGTCGATGCGCTTGGAAGTGCGCGGGTCGTCGATATCGAAAATCGGCTTGAGCACGAGCTTCTGGAGGAGAGCCACGTCGAGGCTGTCGACCGGGCCCAGGTTCTTGAGGAACTTGTCCTTGAACGTGCAGGCGTACCACTTGCCTTCCAGGTACATGTTCACCTGGTTCTGCTTGGCCGGGTGCTGCATTTCGGCGAGCGCCTCGATGTCGAACACCTGCTTCAGGTCTTCCATGAGCTGTTCCGGAGTACGGCCGTTCAGGTCCTTCAGCACGCGGTTGTAGTCGAGAATCTTGAGCTGGGTGCTCGGGAAGAGGATGGCGAGGTAACGGTTGTATTCCTCGTCGCCCGTGTTCTTCGGGTTCTGCTCGGCGCGGTAGCTAGCGGCGCGGGCACCGGCAGCGCTGCGGTGGTGACCGTCGGCGATGTAGGAGACCGGAATCTCTTCGAAGCTCTTGCGGATGGCGGCAATCTCGGCATCGTCATCGATGATCCAGACGGTATGGCCGAAGCCGTCGCCGTCGCTCACGAAGTCATAGACCGGCTTGCGCTTGGTAACGGCGCCGAAGATGTCGAACTGGCCGTTGTCGCGGTAAGTGAGGAACACCGGACCGGTATTGGCGTTGGTGTCGAGCACGTGGCGCAGACGGTCTTCTTCCTTGTCGGCGCGGGTCAATTCGTGCTTCTTGATGATGCCGTTGAAGTAGTCGGCAGCGGGCACGGTGCAGACGAGGCCGTACTGTTCGCGGCCGTTCATCGTCTGGCGGTAAACATAGAGGCAGTCCTTCTTGTCGTGCGCGATGACGCCTTCGGCAATCATCTTCTCAAGGTTCGCACGTGCATGGGCATAGACCTTCGGGTCATAGGCGTCGACGCTGTCGTCAAGTTCCAGTTCGGCGCGGGTCACGCGCAGGTAGGAATGCGGCAGGCCTTCGGCCATGGCCTTGGCTTCGGCGCGGTTCATCACGTCATAAGGGAGTGCGGAAATGTCCTTGGCCTCGGCAGGATTGACCGGGCGAAGGGCCTTGAACGGATAGATGTGCATCATGGGCTTCTTTCCTTTGTGTGATTCCTTGATTAAAACTTCGTCCTCGGAAATGAGGTTGTGGATATAGCCGGTCTTGCCCTCAATCCACTTCTTCTTGCGGTAGCTCACCACGAAATACGCGATAAAGAAGAACAGGAAACCGGTAATGGCGGCGACGATGGTGATGCCGACCATAAACGCGAGCAGGTGGCCCGCAGCGTTCTCCCACAGGTTCGAAAGAATATCCAGGCAGTTGCGAATAGACATGCGCTCGAACTCGCCCAAGAAGTCGAACTTGATCGGGGCGGGGTCAACAATCTTGCAGCCGATGTAGTAGCCCGACGGGTAGAAAATCCCGAACTGCGTCACAGGGTTCGCGACAAAGTCGGCGACGACACCCGGAACCTTGGGCAAGCGGAAAAGGGCGCAGATAGCGACAGTCAGAATGATGGCGAAACCGATGGTCGGCCACACGCCGATAAAGACACCGACAAACACCGACCATGCAACCTTCAGCGCATCCTGGCGACGAGGGAACATGCGGTTGTAGTATATGCGGCTAAGGCGCTTGTACTTGGACTCTTGTCTTCTGCGTGGAGAATCTTCTTTAACCTTCATAAGCGCGCTCAAAGATAAAAAAATTCGGCCCCGCTGCAAAGGGAATCATGATTTTCCTCACGCACGAAAACAGCGCTTTTTTGTATTTTTGCGGCATGAAGCACATGATTTCGAAAGAAGGCTTTGAAAAGTTCAAGGCGGAATGGGAGCAGCTCAAGTACGTCGAGCGCCCCGCCATGATAAACCAGGTGCAGGCGGCCGCAGCCGAAGGCGACAGGAGCGAAAATGCGGCCTATACCTACGGACGCATGCGCGTACGCGAAATCGACCGCAGGCTGCGCGAACTGGACCGCATTTTGGACGGCGCACAGATTATCGAGACCAAACCCACCGAGGACGGTTCCATCCGGTTCGGCGCGAACGTCAGGCTCCTCGACAAGAAAACCAAGCGCGAAAAGAAGTACAGCATCGTCGGCGAAAAGGAAATCGACCCGCTGCAGGGCCGCATCAGCCTCAAATCCCCCATCGGCACGGCACTCGTCGGCAAAAAGCAGGGCGAAACCGTGCAGGTGCAAGCCCCCCGCGGCACCATCACTTACGAGATATTAGAGGTAATGTATGATTGATAAATGATGATTGATGATGAACGAGCCCACATTATCCATTATCAATTATCCATTATCAATCATCAATTATGTTTGTCGATACGCACTGCCACATTGATTCCTACGAACGCCACGCCGGAGAAAGCTTCGACACGCTGCTCGCACGCCTCCCCCACGACAGCGACCCTACCATAAGGCCGCCCGAGGCATTCATCCATGTGGCATGCGACCCGCAGGACTTCGACTACGCGCGGGAACTTTCCGAAAAATACGAAAACGTCTACGCCGCATACGGGATACATCCGGAATACGTGGAAACCGAGACGAGCGACGACGAGAAGCGCATGGTCGAGATGCTGTCGCACCCCAAGTGCAGAGCCTGCGGAGAATTCGGGCTCGACTACCACTACGGGGCAGACACGCGAGAAGCACAGACAAAGTTGTTCGAAAGGCACCTGCAGCTCGGACTTGCAAGCGGTAAACCGCTCGTACTGCACCTGCGCGAAGCGGACGACGACGCGCTCGCCATACTGCGCAACGCCGACCTCCGCAACAGCAAAATCCACGTCCACTGCTTTACCGGCACCCGCGACTTCGCCGAGCGCCTCCTCGCCCTGGACGCGGAAATTTTCATCGGATTCACAGGCATCGTCACGTTCAAGAACGCAGTCAACGTGCGCGAAGCCGCAGAAATCGTCCCCGACAACCGCATGCTCCTGGAAACCGACGCCCCCTACATGGCGCCCGTTCCCTACCGCGGGAAGCCCTGCCATTCCGGCTACATCCCCTACATCGCCAAGACGCTCGCCGAAACAAGAAAAACGCCCGTAGAAGAAATCTACAGGCTCTGTCGCGAAAATACGCGTAACTGCTACGGAATTTAACGAGCGTCCGCGGCGGGCTTCACCGTTCCCGCATAGTGCTCCTTCATGTATTCGAGCGCATCGCCGGGCGTAAGCGGCATGCTGAAATAGAATCCCTGGATATGGTGGCAGCCTTCGCGGCGCAAGAACTCGAGCTGTTCCGCCGTCTCGACGCCTTCCGCGATGAGTTCCAGGTGCAGCGACTTCGCAATCCCGATAACCATTCTCGCAAAAGCGGCGTCTTCTTCGTCGTCGGCCACGTGGTCCACGAACGACTTGTCCATCTTGAGCGTATGCACCGGCAGGTGCTTGAGGTACGACAGGCTGCTGTAACCCGTACCGAAATCGTCGATGGAAATCTGGAGCCCCATATTGGAAAGCTTGCGCATGATATCCGCGGCCTTTTCCACCTCGCATGTCGCCGTATATTCGGTAATTTCGAGCTTGAGGTTGCGCGGGTTCAGGTTCGTCTCGGCAAGCACGCGCTTCACGTCGTCCACCATGGATTCCATCGCGAACTGCCTTGCGGAGAAGTTCACGGCGACGCGGATGTCGGTATAGCCCATGTCGACCCATTTCTTCGTCTGGACGCAGGCCATCTTCAAAATCAAAGCACCCATCGGGACAATAAGCCCGGTCTCTTCGGCAAGCGGGATGAATTCAGCGGGCGAAATGATTCCCTGCTCGGAATTGTTCCAGCGGACGAGAGCCTCGAAACCCACGATCTTGTCGGAATTCCCGATATCCACAATGGGCTGGTACATCAGCACGAATTCCTTCGCCTGGATGGCACGGCGGATTTCGTACTCGAGCTTGTAAAGCTTCATCGCCTTGTCGCGGATACCGCCCGTCACGAACTGGATGCCGCCATGGCTACCCGTCTTCTTGAGGTTGCGGAGCACCGCATTGGCGCTTGCCATCACGTCCTCGACGCAGTCCACGTCGCTGTTCACGACGACCGCCATAGAGACGCTTATGTAGAGTTCCTGGCCGTCCAGCTGAATCGGGGCCTTGACCTTCGCGTGAATCTGCTTCACGATGGAAAGCAGGTTGTCGCGCACGTCCGTACCCTGGATATCGTGCAGAATGACCGCAAATACATCGGGTCCAATGCGGGCGACCACGTCGTTTTCGCCGCACGACGCCTTGATCCTTTCGGAAATGACCCTGAGAACGTTGTCACCGAAGTTGATGGAGTAAGAGGCATTGATGGCGCCGAAACTGTCGATATCCAGAAGCGCGACGCCGAAGAAATAGTCGGGCTTCTGCGCGGCGAGTTCCACATCGATCTTGAGCTTTTCGAGGAAGAACTTGCGGTTGTACACGCCGGTAAGGGCGTCCTGGTAAGCGTAGAAGTATTTTTCGCGTTCAGAATCCAAGCGGCTCACGGGTTGGCTTATGGAGCCGATGACGCGAATGGGCCTGTTCTCGGAATCCATCTGCGGACGGCCCGAAACGACGATATTCGAAGGCCCGTTCTTGGAAGGCGAAGAGAGCCTGAGCGTCTGGGAGAAATTCCTGCCTTCCACCAGCGACTTGTTCACCTCTTCCTTGAACTTATTCCAGTCCTTTTCCATCACGTAGGACTTGAGCGCAGAAAGGGAATCCTCGAGCCCGCCTTTGGCACCGAGAAGCTCGGCAACGCGGTTCGACCAGTAAACCTTCCCCGTGGGCACATTGAACGTCCAGAAGCCTTCCTGGGAGACGTCAATCATCATCTGGTGGAGTTCGTACTGGTCGTTCAGATCTTTCTGGTAATCGCGAACGGGTTCGCCGCCGACAGTAGTCGGGATGATAACGTCGTTGCGCATTTTACGGCGCGTAGCCGCGGTCGGGAACTTGTAGAAGAGCGAGATGTAGGCAACAAAGAGAATGGCCGTAAAGTATGGGATAAAGCCGAAGTAGCTGCCGGAGAGATTCAGTATTTCGGGGACGAACGCTGCAAACAAAAAGCATGCAAACAGCAAGGCGAAACGTAAGACAATGTGTTCATCAAATAATTTCATATACCAGAAACCAATTCACCCAGAAAATAAACTAAAAATAGAAGTTTGGCGTGTCCCCAGAGCAAAAAACGTTTATTTAAGAAAAAAAATACATTCTAAAGTCGAGTATTCCAACTTGGAGTGTGAGATGGCTCACACAGCGTATTAAAATTGTTTAAATTTCGGCAATTGTCAATTTTTCCCTGTGTTTTCGCTCACAAAAAAATCCTTCTCCAAACCAGATTATTCCGCCATGGACTCTTGACAAAAAAACGGCATAAAAAAGCACAAAAAAAACTCCAGCTATAGGCCGGAGTTTTTTTAATGCAATTGCATCTGGGAAAGGAGGGCCCGTGAGCAAAAAAGGGCGCTTGGTATTAACCAAGCGTCCTTTAACGCCTTCGGCATCCGCGGCTTCACTCGGTCATA
This genomic interval carries:
- the lexA gene encoding transcriptional repressor LexA, coding for MENSKRKELTDRQLEIYEYIKKYSKENHMPPTVREIGNHFEISSTNGVRSILAALIKKGYINRSPRLSRGIEIVDTDGSAADAAPSNTIEIPIVGRVAAGTPILAVQNLEGTVTIDRDFLACRSDVFALRVKGDSMINAGIFDGDLIFARQQKSAERGEIIVAQVNNEATVKYYQPQHDHIELRPANPKYRPIIVNKGNDFSIAGRVIGVMRKVN
- the greA gene encoding transcription elongation factor GreA; translation: MKHMISKEGFEKFKAEWEQLKYVERPAMINQVQAAAAEGDRSENAAYTYGRMRVREIDRRLRELDRILDGAQIIETKPTEDGSIRFGANVRLLDKKTKREKKYSIVGEKEIDPLQGRISLKSPIGTALVGKKQGETVQVQAPRGTITYEILEVMYD
- a CDS encoding TatD family hydrolase, whose protein sequence is MFVDTHCHIDSYERHAGESFDTLLARLPHDSDPTIRPPEAFIHVACDPQDFDYARELSEKYENVYAAYGIHPEYVETETSDDEKRMVEMLSHPKCRACGEFGLDYHYGADTREAQTKLFERHLQLGLASGKPLVLHLREADDDALAILRNADLRNSKIHVHCFTGTRDFAERLLALDAEIFIGFTGIVTFKNAVNVREAAEIVPDNRMLLETDAPYMAPVPYRGKPCHSGYIPYIAKTLAETRKTPVEEIYRLCRENTRNCYGI
- a CDS encoding DUF1015 domain-containing protein, which encodes MMHIYPFKALRPVNPAEAKDISALPYDVMNRAEAKAMAEGLPHSYLRVTRAELELDDSVDAYDPKVYAHARANLEKMIAEGVIAHDKKDCLYVYRQTMNGREQYGLVCTVPAADYFNGIIKKHELTRADKEEDRLRHVLDTNANTGPVFLTYRDNGQFDIFGAVTKRKPVYDFVSDGDGFGHTVWIIDDDAEIAAIRKSFEEIPVSYIADGHHRSAAGARAASYRAEQNPKNTGDEEYNRYLAILFPSTQLKILDYNRVLKDLNGRTPEQLMEDLKQVFDIEALAEMQHPAKQNQVNMYLEGKWYACTFKDKFLKNLGPVDSLDVALLQKLVLKPIFDIDDPRTSKRIDFVGGIRGLGELVKRVDSGECACAFAMYPTTLDQLMDIADAGEIMPPKSTWFEPKLRDGLLVHTLDEPECPPDAWSS
- a CDS encoding bifunctional diguanylate cyclase/phosphodiesterase, which produces MKLFDEHIVLRFALLFACFLFAAFVPEILNLSGSYFGFIPYFTAILFVAYISLFYKFPTAATRRKMRNDVIIPTTVGGEPVRDYQKDLNDQYELHQMMIDVSQEGFWTFNVPTGKVYWSNRVAELLGAKGGLEDSLSALKSYVMEKDWNKFKEEVNKSLVEGRNFSQTLRLSSPSKNGPSNIVVSGRPQMDSENRPIRVIGSISQPVSRLDSEREKYFYAYQDALTGVYNRKFFLEKLKIDVELAAQKPDYFFGVALLDIDSFGAINASYSINFGDNVLRVISERIKASCGENDVVARIGPDVFAVILHDIQGTDVRDNLLSIVKQIHAKVKAPIQLDGQELYISVSMAVVVNSDVDCVEDVMASANAVLRNLKKTGSHGGIQFVTGGIRDKAMKLYKLEYEIRRAIQAKEFVLMYQPIVDIGNSDKIVGFEALVRWNNSEQGIISPAEFIPLAEETGLIVPMGALILKMACVQTKKWVDMGYTDIRVAVNFSARQFAMESMVDDVKRVLAETNLNPRNLKLEITEYTATCEVEKAADIMRKLSNMGLQISIDDFGTGYSSLSYLKHLPVHTLKMDKSFVDHVADDEEDAAFARMVIGIAKSLHLELIAEGVETAEQLEFLRREGCHHIQGFYFSMPLTPGDALEYMKEHYAGTVKPAADAR
- a CDS encoding TIGR02147 family protein gives rise to the protein MKPIVEYSDYRQYMCDFYEERKRSSYFTWRKFAELAGFVSPTYLKLVCDGKTRLSKPGIAKAARAMGLEGFDFTYFALLVKFGNAKTDAEKEAALKELEREARLNKIRVVDADAFRYYENPACPIVRELAPLMPGATFGEMAAKMKCGVTALEVREILHFLVKADLLKKNDDGTYEQTEKSVKGSKEAIPLAIRTLNRKMGEYAVRSIIRDSVDERNFSGVMMGVDKPTYERIVNEINAFRKKIVSIANECQNIDQVYQMNLQMFPLTDKVDPQDSKRGE